One genomic window of Ziziphus jujuba cultivar Dongzao chromosome 4, ASM3175591v1 includes the following:
- the LOC107416660 gene encoding wall-associated receptor kinase-like 10: MSTCGETGNHSCSGINCCQTNIPLNLNSFKTTFHAVDSEKEKVCKYAFLVDQDWFMSNFTDIYSFKEMVDVPVLLEWELYYSAFDVFGTSFETNKSTWSNPKCYWDSVNSEYGCYRNSTCYTYYNDIATSSSVIFNQSRVECSCGWGFEGNPYLIEGCKDIDECKEDSNSCTQYGGVCQNDFGGYGCYYPSHNEHSVLNLIRIGIGSIIGLLIVLAGAWWLYKRMKEGGRVASLDGNREIELKGTENSNEASNVLIPLVASQPQLQ, translated from the exons ATGTCCACTTGCGGTGAGACTGGAAACCACAGCTGTAGTGGGATAAATTGCTGCCAGACAAACATCCCCTTGAATCTAAATTCCTTCAAGACCACTTTTCATGCCGTTGACAGCGAAAAAGAGAAGGTTTGCAAGTATGCTTTCCTTGTGGATCAAGATTGGTTTATGTCCAATTTTACCGATATTTATTCGTTTAAAGAGATGGTTGATGTGCCTGTGTTGCTTGAATGGGAATTATATTATTCAGCGTTTGATGTATTTGGAACTTCTTTTGAGACTAATAAATCAACTTGGTCAAATCCCAAATGCTATTGGGATAGTGTAAACTCCGAGTATGGATGCTACAGAAATTCGACTTGCTATACATATTATAATGATATTGCCACTTCTTCTTCAGTAATATTCAATCAGTCCAGGGTTGAATGTAGCTGTGGATGGGGATTTGAAGGAAACCCTTATCTTATTGAAGGATGTAAAG ATATTGATGAATGCAAGGAAGATAGCAATAGCTGTACACAGTACGGTGGAGTTTGTCAAAACGATTTTGGGGGTTACGGATGCTACTATCCATCTCATAATGAACACTCTGTGCTTAATCTCATCCGTATTG GTATTGGCAGCATCATTGGATTGTTGATTGTACTTGCTGGCGCGTGGTGGTTATATAAGAGAATGAAGGAGGGTGGAAGAGTAGCTAGTTTGGATGGGAATAGAGAAATTGAGTTAAAGGGGACTGAAAACTCAAACGAAGCTTCTAATGTTCTAATACCACTAGTAGCATCCCAGCCACAATTACAATGA